The genomic interval AAATTAAAACTTTACGAATATAAAATTCATAAATTGCAGGAACATATTTCTAAGGCTGAAGTAGATAAAAATAGTCAATTAGCCATTAAATTGGCAAAGGAACTTTCGGAAACTAAAAAGAAAGTGAATGAAATAAGGAGTAGAAATTATGAAAAATAAAAACGAAATAATCAATCTCATTTTAAAACAGCTTGATAAGTCTCGAAAAATAAGTTATGACGAACTCGACCAACTAATTCCGGAAGAAATACGTTCACCCGAAGAAATCGAAGAAATTGTTGCCGAATTATCCAAGCACGGAATCGAAGTAACAGAGGAATCAACGGCCCCCAAGACCACGCCACCGCGAATAACTAAACCAGTGATCTATAAAGCTGAGGATCCCACAAAATCATATTTCCGCGAATTAGGCCGATATAATCTCTTAACTAAGGAAGACGAAATAAAGTATTCTAAAATGATGGAAGAGGGTTACAAAGCAATTACCCGACTCGTATTTACCCCGATTGTATTTGTGGAAAAATTAGTAAACGAGTGCGAAAAAATCAAAACCGATGAGCGCCAATTGGACCAAATTGCTCGTGTTGAATTCGAATGTTTTACAAATAAAAAAGCTCTTAATCGAGAACGAATAAAATTTATTCGAAAAATAGATGCTATCCGGGAGGATGTAATTCAACTTAAAAAATTGTATAGCAAGCCCCAAACTTCGACAACAGAAAAAAAAGCAAACGAGATTCAAAAGCGAATGTTTAACAGAATCCAATCGCTTTCACTACAACATCATTTTATAAATATGTTTATTCAAGAATTTAAATCAAAGGCGCAAGAGGCTCTTGCCTTACAGCAAAAAATTAACGAACTCACTAGCCAGAAAAAACCACCCAAAAAGGAAATTGTGGCATTAAAGAAAAAATCGAAAGAATATAAAAATTTCTTTAGAATGGAGACAGAAAAACTAGATGAAATTCTTAAGCAAATCGACCAGGAAGAAAAAAAGATTCTTGAGGCACGCGACCGAATGATCGAGGGGAATATCCGGCTTGTAATTTCCATCGCCAAACGGTATGTAAATCGCGGATTAGAGTTTGCTGATTTATTAGAAGAAGGTAACGTAGGATTAATTAAAGCAATTGAAAAATTTAACTACCACAAAGGGTATAAATTTTCTACCTATGCGACGTGGTGGATTAAACAAGCTATTTCCAGGGCTATCTCTGATCAGGGAAGAACCGTACGAGTTCCGGCTCATATTACAGACGTCATAAATAAAATATCTAAAGCTCAGCGGAAATTTATGCAAACTTATGGACGCGATCCGACAACAGCCGAATTGGCTCAGCGTCTCGGAATTCCCAAAGAAAAAATCGAAGCGTTAGATAGAATTTCTCAACATAGTGTTTCACTAGATAAACCGATCGATGATGAAGAATCGAGTTTTATTGGCGATTTCATCTACGACGAGAAAGTGCCCTCGCCAGCGCACGACACGGCTATTTCGCTACTGCGTGAAAAACTAGAAGAAGCTTTAAGTTGCCTCTCTAAGCGCGAAGCAAAAGTTTTAAAGCTCAGATTTGGCCTGGGTGATGGTAATCCGCGAACGCTAGAGGATGTTGGACAAATTTTTAATATCACTCGAGAGCGGGTACGTCAAATTGAAGCCAAGGCAATTAAAAAGCTACAACATCCGGTCCGATTAAAAAAGCTTTCTCGATTGCGAGATATGTTTAAAATATGAAGGACTTTATAATTGGGGCGATTTCGGACACACATGATCATCTGACAAATGTCGCAAAAGCTATCGATATTTTTCGACAAAATCACGCTGATATGGTAATCCACTGTGGTGATTACGTTGCTCCGTTTACTTTACAAACATTCAAAGATCTTTCAGTTCCCTTAGTAGGAGTAATTGGAAACTGTGACGGTGAGATAGATTTGTTACTAAAAACAGCACATGGCCTTAATTTTTCATTATACTACCCTCCACATACTTTATTGATTAATAATCGCAAAATAATCATAACGCATAAACCAATCACTTTAAACGAACCTTATGCTATTTACCTTTATGGTCATACCCACCGAGCCGAAGTAACGTACAAAGATAATACTTTAATTGTAAACCCAGGCGAAGCCTGTGGTTGGCTTTTTGGCAAACCTACAATTGCCTTACTGAACTTAGATAAA from candidate division WOR-3 bacterium carries:
- a CDS encoding sigma-70 family RNA polymerase sigma factor, which gives rise to MKNKNEIINLILKQLDKSRKISYDELDQLIPEEIRSPEEIEEIVAELSKHGIEVTEESTAPKTTPPRITKPVIYKAEDPTKSYFRELGRYNLLTKEDEIKYSKMMEEGYKAITRLVFTPIVFVEKLVNECEKIKTDERQLDQIARVEFECFTNKKALNRERIKFIRKIDAIREDVIQLKKLYSKPQTSTTEKKANEIQKRMFNRIQSLSLQHHFINMFIQEFKSKAQEALALQQKINELTSQKKPPKKEIVALKKKSKEYKNFFRMETEKLDEILKQIDQEEKKILEARDRMIEGNIRLVISIAKRYVNRGLEFADLLEEGNVGLIKAIEKFNYHKGYKFSTYATWWIKQAISRAISDQGRTVRVPAHITDVINKISKAQRKFMQTYGRDPTTAELAQRLGIPKEKIEALDRISQHSVSLDKPIDDEESSFIGDFIYDEKVPSPAHDTAISLLREKLEEALSCLSKREAKVLKLRFGLGDGNPRTLEDVGQIFNITRERVRQIEAKAIKKLQHPVRLKKLSRLRDMFKI
- a CDS encoding metallophosphoesterase, producing MKDFIIGAISDTHDHLTNVAKAIDIFRQNHADMVIHCGDYVAPFTLQTFKDLSVPLVGVIGNCDGEIDLLLKTAHGLNFSLYYPPHTLLINNRKIIITHKPITLNEPYAIYLYGHTHRAEVTYKDNTLIVNPGEACGWLFGKPTIALLNLDKIQAEIIDL